The DNA window GCTGGAAAACGTCCCAAGGAAAACCGGTACAAAATCAGGATTTGTGGGAAAGTTTAGATCAGTTAAATTCTAAGATGGTGTTGTGGGAATATGTGCCAGCTCATACGGGCGATCGCGATAATGAACGTTGTGATGAGATCGCTAAAGCCTTTGCCACAGGTCGCTCTCCCGCCTTAAAACAAGCTTTAGAAACCCAAAAGCGATCAAGTCTTTCCCCCCTAAATGGGCAGAACGCGCTACAATCCACGGATGTTGCTTTAAACGGTAGCATGACAGATGTAAATGCCCCTTCCAATCCTACGTCCTCCGAAAACACGGAGAATTTACCCCGTGATGTACGGGTTGGACAACTGCGAAACCTAATCGAAACCTTACGCATTGCTGACGAAATTGCCAGTCACGCTTATTTAATTACTAGCTCGGAGTTGGCAGACTTAATGGATGTCAACGCTAGTGCGGTTACCAGTCGCGGCGATCACTGGGTTTGGCGAAACTGGGTGGTTTCGAGGGTTCGACGTGAGGGAAATCAAATCCTATGGCAACTTGAGAGAGTGGATTAGATTCTGAGGCCATATCTCGATGAAGATGCCCTTGACAAGGGGCCTCCAGCCCCTTGCCTCCCCTCTGTAGTGTCCCGCTAACCCCTTATTCCCCCATCGGGCGGTGCATCAACCACTTCGTAGCTCGTAACATCGATCGCATCGATAGCTTCCGTGGGTTCAGATGAGACGGTTTTGGGTTGAGGAGTCTGCTTTTGTGTCCATTGACGTACTTGCTCAAAATTAGAGGCAATAGCCAATAGTCCCCCCGCAACAATAAAGACAGGAAGGGGAACTGATAGCGCTTTGAGCTGTTGAAAGATTTCAGCTAACACTAATAGAAGGACAAAACAGCTAATCCAGAGTCTCATGGGTTTCTGATTGGGTTGATAGCACAGCTATTGACTATACTATACTCGACTATACTTGATGATTCTCCCAGAGTCCCTGGTAGATGAAAGCTTGTTGTTGAATGAAGAGGTTGATCATGGTTGATGCACAATACCGGTTAGTCACTCGCAGTGATTTTGATGGGTTGGTCTGTGGGGTTCTCCTCAAAGAGCTGAATTTGATTGATGAGATTAAGTTTGTCCATCCTAAAGATATGCAGGATGGCAAAGTCGAGATTAGCGATCGCGATATTACCACCAATTTACCCTATGTTCCAGGAGCGCACTTGGTTTTCGATCACCATTTGAGTGAAACCATACGCAACACCTCTCAACCGGAGAATTATATTATCGATCCCGATGCCCCTTCGGCCTCACGAGTGGTTTATAACTATTATGGTGGAAAAGACAAGTTTACTGATATTTCTGAAGAGATGATGACGGCAGTGGATAAAGCAGACTCTGCCCAGTTTTCTGCCGAAGAAATTCTCGATCCTACCGATTGGGTTCTGCTCAATTTTATCATGGATGCCCGCACCGGCTTAGGCAGATTTAAGGAGTTTAGAATCTCCAATTATCAATTGATGATGGAATTGATCGATTATTGTAAATCTCACACGATTGAGGAAATTTTAGCCCTCCCCGATGTGCAAGAGCGAGTCAACCTCTATCAACATCAGCAGGAACAATTTAAGCAACAATTAAAACGTTGTTCCCAAGCTTATGGTCAATTAGTGGCGATCGACCTGCGGAACGAAGAAACGATTTATGCCGGGAATCGGTTTATGATTTATGCCCAATATCCTGAGTGTAATATTTCCATGCATATTATGTGGGGATTGAAACAGCAAAATACCGTTTTTGCAGTGGGTAAATCGATTCTGAATAAGACTTCAACTCTCAATATTGGTGAATTGATGCTACAACATGGAGGGGGAGGCCATGCGAATGCGGGGACTTGTCAAATTGATAATGACAAGGCGGAAGAAATCAAGGCTGAATTAATCGATAAACTTCAGAATACCTAGCATAATGCTACACGCGGGTAATGGGAGTATTACGTCTCTCTCCCAACCCTTCTTTCACTGGAGAGGGATACCAATTCGCGCCACTGATATTTTAGAAATGTTCGCCTTCCTAAAGTTTTAGCAGATTGTCCGGATTTAGAACGAGCAGGGGATTACCTCTTCTTATTTTTCATCACTGATTTGATCATTTTTGAAAAACTCTTATCTTTTTGTCGTTTTTCAAGATAAGACATTTGATTGAATTCCGACTCTTTTTTCATCTTCATATAATTTTGATAACGTTGTTCGGACAGATCTCCAGCTTCTATAGCAGTAAGAATGGCACAACCTTTTTCATGAGTATGAGAACAGTTAGAAAATTTGCAGCTTTGCGAAAGCTCTACAATTTCTGAGAAGGTTTCATCGATTCCCTCATCTACAGACAGACTACCAAGCTCTCTCATTCCTGGGGTATCTATTATCATCGCTCCACTTTCGAGGCAAACTAATTGACGGGTGGTTGTCGTATGTCGCCCTTTGCTCTGTATTTTGCTTACGGGTTGTGTTTCATATTTTTCAATTCCTATGATGCGATTAAGTAAAGTTGTTTTACCGACACCAGAAGATCCTAGCAAGCAATATGAACATTCCTTCTTTAACAAGCCAATAACTGAATCGATATTATCCGGATTTAAATTGCTAAACTCCATCGCAAGAGTGTAAGGAGCAATACTCAGAACTTTTTTCTTTATTTTATCTATCTCTTCCTTGGAGATCAGATCGCATTTACTGAGAAGAATAATAGGCTCAATTCCACTTTCATTGACCATAACCAGATAGCGCTCGAGCCTTCGTAGATTAAAATTCTCATTCAAAGATTGAATAATGAAAGCAACATCAATATTTGCAGCTATCAACTGAAAATTTACTTCCTTTCCAGCCGTCTTTCTCTGTAGCAGAGTCTTTCTTGGGAAAACACCATATATAATGGCATGGCTATCATTATCGAAGAAATCGGCATATACCCAATCACCAGTAGTCGGAAGGTCGTATGCTAACTCGGTACGGTAAAGAAAATTTCCTGATAATTCAGCAAATATCTCTTTCTCTCCCTTCGTCACAGTATAGCTGTCTTTATGTACAGAAACTACCCGTGCAACATCGTGAGCAGCAATCATTTCATCATCCACTTGACTTTTAAACCAGTCATTATACCCAAGGCTTTTCAAATCGTCCATAATTAGATTGATGTCTTTTTTTGTTATTCCTAACCCTGAAATTATACGATAAATTAGCATGATATATCTTGAAGAACTAAAGGGTTAGAATTGCGCTCCGTTTAAATTGGCATCGCTTAAGTCTGCATGGGTTAAATCAGCGCCCTCTAACTGAGCATCAGACAAGTTGGCTCCCATGAGTTTGGCTTGCCTTAAATTCGCGCCTCTGAGGTTGGTTTGGCTTAAATTAGCGAAGATAAATTTAGTGCCTTGAAGTTGGGCGTTTTCTAGGTTGGATTCCTGGAATTCGGTGCGGATAAAGTTGGCTTGGGATAGGTTGATTCCCGGTAAATGAGCGCCTTTGAGGTTCATGCCTTGGAAGTTTCGATCGCCGGCTGTGTAGCGATCGATTACTTCGCTGATATCGGTGATGGAAAGAGAGCGCTGAGAGTGTTTTGGGAGGGTAAATGTGAGGGAATTTTCTGATCGCAGAAGTTGATACAGTTCTTGATAAAGCGGATAGTTCCCCACTCCACTAATTGTAACCCAAGCTCTGGTGCGAGTTAAGGCAATAAATAGGTGATTTCTGAGGGATAAATTGCTCTCATCTTGGGCAATATGATCCAGGGCGATCGCGTAAACCATGTCTGCCTCATTTCCCTTTGCTTTCTCAATTGATGAAACCGTCACACAGCCTTCACTCCAAAAACTATTTTTTGAGCCAGAATCCTGCTTTTGTCCAGGAAGATAGACATCTATCCCCTGTCTAAAGAGTGCCTCAACCACCATTGGCTCCAGTTGGCGAGTCTGAATTCGAGTCCCCAAAAGAATAACCAAAATATCCCGACTCGGTTTTAGTCCATCTTGGCGTAAATTTTGCCTTAAATGATAACCCAGATTCGCTAATTCTTCCTGGCGCGATTCATAAGCTTGAAACTCAATCAGCGCTGATGAGTCTAACTGACTGACTGGATTGAGATCGGTATCAAACGGACGAGTGAGGGTAATCGATTTTCCAGGCAATAGTTCTCCTTCCACTTTAAATCCTAGGGCTTGCCAATCGGACTTTTGACACAACTGAGTTAAACATCCTTGGGGGCGAAAAATGCCCATCGTAATGCCATAGGCAACCCTTAACACTTGCGCCGGAGTACGATAGGATTTACAGAGGATTTCGGTTTTGGCAATATTCCCTAAATGAGAGCCATTTAAAAGATGTCCTAACTCCGCGCCAAATAAATCGAGAACAGTTGTCATCTGTTGGGGATCGAGATGTTGATATTCATCCATTGTCCAAATCAAACGCCGTTGCTCCGGATATAAGGGATTGCAAGAGCGAACAGACTGGTAAGCTAACCAATAAAAGGGTTGCTTTTGTTCAAATTTAATGCTATCTTGGACTAAGAAATCCTGCCCCTCATCTATAAAAACCGCATCAAAAACTTGGGGTATTCTTCCTCGACGTAGAAGGTCAATACACACCTCAGCTAACGCTTCATGTGGCGCAGATCGTAAGGTATCAGAAACGGTATGAGGAGAGACTCCAGACAGACGAGATAAAAAGCGATAAAAACCGGGTTGTCCTTTGGCTCCCCAACCGTGAAAAACGCGCAGGTTTCGGTTGCGCGAAGAATAGCTGACTTGCCCCTCACTAAAATGGAGTAACCAGCGATCGAGTTGCTCGGTAATCGTTTGGTAAAGACTGCGGCTAAAGAAGACGATCGCGATTTTCCAATCTCGATGTTTCAAGTGCATGTGAGCTGCTTTTTGGCAGAGAATTACCGTTTTCCCCGATCCGGCAATACCGCGAATTCGTTGCACTCCAGGCGGAATAGTTTTGGCGAGAGTTTCCTGGGCTAAATCAAGTTGGGAAAACTGCTGCCTGGCTTTGGCTAAAATTTCGGCGCGACTGGGAGAAGGATATAAGCGCCATCGGTTACTGGAATTAGGTTGAAAAATGGGAGTCCCACTCATTAAGGACAGCAAAAGTTGCCATTGCTGTTCGCTTAGGGAGGTGCCTGGAGTTAGGGGACTGATGTTTTTAACGCGATCGCAAAATTGGGCAATGGCAGTTAAGCGCAGATGGTTTTCAAACAGAATAGGAGGAGCCGAAATGAGGCGATCGAATTGCTTCTCGTGCCACTGTTCTTGGGTAATATAAGGTAGGGCAACGATCGCCCGACTCATCAGACAAGACGTTAACCCGGGTTCTCGCTCGCACAATCTCAGAATCGCCCAAACCTGCTGCTCGGCTTGTTGATAGGGCGATCCGGTTTTCTGGTAAAATCCTTGATAGTGCCAACGATGACCGGTAATTTGGGCGATTTGGTGAATCCGTAAAGACTTCACCTCAATGACAACGATTCCCAATTGGCGATCGAGAATCAGAATATCCGGCTCTTTGCGGTGTTTTCCTTGGGCAGAAAACAGAGGATAGCGCCAATAGGCAAGACAGGATCTGTCGTCAAACGCATCCTGAACTCTTTCCCATACCCGAAACTCCCCTCGCTCTCCTCCATTTCCAGTAAATTCAGTGGTAATAAACTGCCCCTTCCCCATGGCTCAGTTATATGAAATCTTTAGATATGTGCTACAGATGATTAACACGGGGAGACGAAGATTGATGTATCGCCTGATTTTTGAAGTTTCATTGTTCATTGATATTACTCCACAATTGCTCCTTTATCGCGCAAATGTTGCTTCAGGGCTGAGGACAATTTCGGATTATCCTTAAAATAGGCTTGATTGACATGGGCTTTATCAATATTTGCCTGTTTTAAGAGCGTTCCCGTCAACTGGGCTTCCTCTAAATTGACATCAGTTAAATCCGAATTGGATAAATCCGCATTCGATAAATTGGCACGGGAGAAATTGGCGCGTTGCAAATACGCCCCAGATAAATTTGCCTCTTCCAAATTGGCATCACTCAGATCGGCACGGGGTAAAACCGTGCGTAAATCTGCCCCTTGCAAATTAGCGTACTGTAAATTAGCATCGCGCAAATTGGCATTACTTAAAATTGCTTTTTCCAGGTTGGCATGGCTTAACTGAGCATGGGATAAATCCGCTAAACTCAAATCTGCACCGCTCAAATTTACCTTTGTTAAATCTGCTCCAGCTAAATTAGCATAATGAAAATTCACCTCAGCTAAATTGGCTCCAGCAAAATCAGATAAGGGATTTAAACCTACCTGTTGGGCAATGTCTAACATATCTTGGTTTTGGGTTTGCCGTAATTGGTTGGCGATCGCCCATTGCTCCTGCAAACAGCGCTGTGCTTCTTCCCAATTTTGCATCACTTGATACACTTGACGCAGATTGAGTAACGCCTGTCCTTGCAGTCCTAAATTCCCCCATTTCCGAGTGAGTAGTAACCCTTGTTGATAAGAGTTCAGTGCTTGGGGAAAATCTTGCAAACGACTATAAGCATTACCCAAATTATTCAGGGCATTCTGTTGTCCTGGACGATCGCCAATCTCTTGCGCTAAACTCAAATGCTGTTTATAGTAGGCGATCGCTTCTTCAAGATCCCCTAAAGCCTGACTTACAGCCCCCAAATTCCCTAAAGCCGCCCCTTGGTGATGGAGATTACCCTCGGTATGGTAGAGCGATAATGCCTGCTCCCACAGGGTTTTTGCCCCTTGCAAATTCCCCCCTTGATACTCCTGAATTCCCTGCTTAAATAGCACGTCAGCATCCTGAGACATATGATAATCAGAATAAACTCAATCAAATTGACAATAATCAGATCGAAGACCTGGTTTTATTACTGTAGACAACTCCGATGAAAAAACTACTGATTACGGGCGCAAGTGGCTTTTTAGGTTGGAATTTCTGCCAAATTGCTCAATTTCATTGGCAGGTTTATGGCACGTATCACACCCATGCCCTCAGCTTACCCCAGATTCACCTCACTGCCCTGAATCTCCTGGACTTTTCTGCCCTAGAGTGCCTGTTTACAGACATTCAACCTGATGCCATTATTCATACTGCTGCTCAATCAAGTCCCAATTATTGCCAAACCCATCCCCAGGAAACCGATGCAATTAATATTCAGGCTGCTGTAGAAATTGCCCGATTCAGCGCCCAACGCCATATTCCCTGCGTATTTACCTCCACCGATCTTGTCTTTGATGGCACTGCTGCCCCCTACGGAGAAGCCGATCTCCCTTCCCCCATCAACCATTATGGACAGCAAAAAGTGAACGCAGAACAGGCAATGCGCCAGGAATATCCCCAGGTTACCATTTGCCGGATGCCCCTGATGTTTGGCGCAGCGCCTGCTCATGGTAGCAGTTTTATCCAACCCTTTATTAGAGTATTGAGATCCCATCAACCTCTCGCCCTCTTCACCGACGAATGGCGCACCCCTGTCAGCGCCACCACTGCCGCTCAAGGACTCCTTCTCGCCCTCAACCATCCAGGGGAACTATTTCACCTGGGAGGAAAAGAGCGCATTTCCCGCTATCAATTTGGGCAACTGATGGCAGAATCTCTACACTTACCCACGAAATTCATCCAACCCACCCGCCAACAGGATGTGCCCATGGCAGCTCGCCGCCCCCAAGATGTTTCCCTAGACAGCTCTAAAGCCTTTTCCCTGGGCTACAATCCCCCTTCCTTGCAGACACAATTACAGGCGCTCCAGGGGCAAGTTTAGAGGTTGAGAAACTCCTCTAATACTAGAGAGGCGATGTTTCTATTTCGGGTTTAGTATTGAGACTTTCAAAGCTGAACCATAAGCTTACTTTCTCATGAGACTGCTTGCAGAAGTCAGGAAATAGGAACCCGATTTCTGCCACATTGCCCTCTTCTCCCACAGTTTCCATAGAAATCTAGTTTATTGCCATCTTCCCCGATCCAAACCCAGCAATGGCGCTAAACTATCAACAGGGTTAATCATGAGGAAAAAATCATGGCAAAGTCAATTATTCAGCTTGTCGATGAGCTGCCCGAAGATAACATTACTGTCAAAGTTTTAAAAGCTCTCGATTTTGTTGCGCCGGGAGAATGGAATAATGTGATCGGATTTGATCTTACCATCACCCATTTTACCGGAGAAACTGACCCAAAAATCATTCAACGTATTCGCGATCGCGCCGCTGCTCTCTATCTCGATCCCGCCCAAGGCTATCAAGGGGCAGTCCAACTCTATCAGACCATTGATAAAGCCGATGTCGCCATGGGCACAGCCGCCTTAGCCAATAAGGTGAGTGAAAAGTTAAGTTTTCTCTCTTTTCTGGGCAACCTTACCCCCAAAGCCGAGACAACCCAAACCATTGATTTATTACTCAAGATTGTCGTCGAAGTGATTGCTTTTTGCAAACTCAATGGCATTCCCCAACCTAATCCCCAACTCTTTGCTAATTCTCTGGCTAAAAACTATCACAATGCTGGCTTAATCCGCATGGTTGCCTTGGTGTGTGAGGATCTCCGTGGCGAAGGAGAAATCGAGTTTTCCATCGGAGATATGGTTGAAGTTTGGGATAAAAAAGAAGAAGATTGGTATGAAGCAACCATCCGCAAAGTTAAAGTCAAAAAAGATAAACCTCGGTACTATGTTCATTATGTTGGCTCTGGGTCATCCGAGGATGAATGGATCAAAGAAAAGAATGTTCGCGCTGGTAATTTTGAAGAGGCTGATGATAATGGGTATGCCGTCGGTCAAAAGGTCAAAGTCTGGGATGACGATGAAGAAGAATGGTATACCGCCAGAATTCAAAAAATCGACGGCGCTCAATATCGAGTACATTATCTCGATGAAGATGACTTGAATGATGAATGGGTGGACTTAGACGAAATCTGTTAAGCAAAGGGTAAAACGCAGTTTTCTCTATTTCCTATTACCAGCGAAGCGCTATATTATGTCTACTCCTTTAGCCACACAAACGATCACCCTCAGAGAACTGATCGATCGCTTTGGCTTAACCTTAACCAAAGACGAGGAATTCTTTTCAGAATGGCAAGAAAATTTACCTGAAATTTCTCCGAGCGATCGCCAACTCCTCGATAAAGTCAAAGCCGGTTATATCAACCGACTCAACTCCCCTCCCTTACTCGAAAACGTAGTCAGGATGGCGATTTTAGACCCCATTCTATTTATCGGTGACTTCTATATCGCTCCCTTCTATGTCAAAAGTGAAGAACCGATAGAGATTAGTGCAGAAGACGAGGGGGTAATCATCAAAGGTCGAATTGATACCTTGATTTTGAAAGAACAATTTTGGATTGTGGCGATCGAATCCAAAAAAGCCTCCTTTTCCATCGAAGAAGCACTCCCCCAGATCCTCGTCTATATGCTCGCCAGCCCTCACCCCGAACGTCCCTGTTTTGGCATGATTGCTACAGGAGGCAGCTTTATTTTTGTCAAGCTAGTCCGGAGAGAAGTCAACCGCTATGCCTTATCAGATCTGTTCAGTATTCGCAATCGTGGAAATCAACTCTATGAAGTGCTACGAATCTTAAAACGCCTAAGTCAGTTATAGTGCTGGGTAAGGGTGAATCGAAGCCCATCCCTCTTGCCGGTTGCCTACTCAACCCAACCTGACAATTCTGGTCAATCTTCTGTATTCTGAAAGGAAGCAACGTTATTATAATTTTTGTAAACAAACTCTAATCCCAATCCTTCCATGAGTAACAGCCCTCTCCATGCCTTCTTTGTCGGTCGTGCCCTATCCGAGGCGATCGCCGAAGAAGTAGAATACACCTTAACTCATGCCCTCAGCAACTTCGGTAAAGCTGACGCAGAACAACAAGAACGGCTCAAAAACTTCCCGCAAATGGTCTTAGATCGAGCCACAGCCGCAGAATCAGCCGCCCGGACGGGAAACCCCTCTCCCGCTTCCCCAGTTGCCAATCCTCCAGCGCGCGATCTCCAAGAAACGCTTGATGATTTGCGGGCTGAAATTGCCCAACTACGCTCTGAACTGCAAAAATATCGCTCCCGTTCCACCTAAACCTCAATCCCAGACTTTCCTTAACCCAATCCATTCATGACCCACTGATGACCTCTGTATCTGCGCTCTCCGACGTATCCAACGATCCATCAGCTCTTTCCCCCTCCAGTAGCCTGGAACAAGGCTATAGCAGTAAATCCTATCGCTGGAATCGTCCCAAATATTCCCGAAACCGCCGTTTTGTCGATATCTGGAGTTTCTTCTGGCTCTTCCTAGGATCTGCGTGGCTCAATGGTAAAGCCTGGAGTTACCGAGGCGGTATGACCGAGGAAAAAATCCAAAAAAGACGGCGACAGCAAGCAATTTGGATTCGAGATACCTTCCTAGATCTAGGGCCTACCTTTATTAAACTCGGCCAACTCTTCTCCACCCGTGCGGACCTATTTCCCATCGAATATGTAGAAGAACTCTCCAAACTCCAAGACCGCGTACCTGCTTTTAGCTATGAAAAAGCGGAAAGCATTATCAAGGAAGACCTAGGAAAGTCCGTTCAAGACCTCTATAGCAATTTTGACCCCATCCCCATGGCGGCGGCTAGTTTAGGCCAGGTTCACCGGGCCCAACTCCATAGCGGTGAAGAAGTCGTGGTGAAAGTCCAACGACCCGGTCTCAGGCAATTATTTACCATTGATTTAGAGATTCTCAAAGGTATTGCCCACTATTTCCAAAATCATCCTGACTGGGGAAAGGGACGGGACTGGCTCGGCATCTATGAGGAATGTTGCCGCATTTTATGGGAAGAAATTGATTATCTCAATGAAGGGCGCAATGCAGATACCTTTCGGCGCAACTTCCGCCAAGAAAATTGGGTGAAAGTGCCCAGAGTCTATTGGCGCTATACCTCTCCCCGTGTCTTAACTCTTGAATATGCTCCAGGGATCAAAATCAGTCAGTACGATGCCCTAGAAGCAGCCGGATTAGACCGTAAAAATTTGGCTCATTTGGGGGCTAAAGCCTATTTAATGCAAATTCTCTACAGCGGGTTTTTCCATGCTGACCCTCATCCAGGGAATATTGCCGTCAGTGCTGAAGGGGCGCTAATTTTTTATGATTTTGGCATGATGGGCCAAATTCAAGCAGTAACCCGTGAAAAACTTTTAGATACCTTTTTTGGGATTGCCCAGAAAGATGGCAATCGAGTGATGAATTCGTTGATTGCGTTGGGCGCACTGGCTCCCACAGGAGATATGGGGCCGGTGAGGCGATCGATTCAATACATGTTGGATCATTTTATGGATCAACCTTTTGAAACTCAGTCTGTGAGTGAAATTAGTGACGATCTTTATGAGATTGCCTACGATCAACCGTTCCGGTTTCCGGCAACGTTTACGTTTGTGATGCGTGCTTTTTCTACCTTAGAAGGGGTAGGGAAAGGTCTTGACCCAGACTTTAGTTTTATGGAAGTAGCGAAACCCTTTGCAACAGAGCTTATGAATAGTGGAAATGGATCGGCAGGAAATAATTTGTTGGGGGAACTCAGTCGCCAAGCCACTCAGATGAGTAATACGGCTTTGGGGTTGCCCCGTCGTTTAGAGGATGCTTTGGATAAGTTGGAGCAGGGGGATATCCGGGTGCGGGTCAGAGCGACAGAGAGCGATCGCATCCTTAGACGGATCAGTAGTATGAGTTTGGTGAACACCTATGGTATCCTAATTAGCGGCTTGACTATTGCTGCGGCAATTTTGGTTAGTGCTGATAAACTAGGGTTGGCCGTAGTCGTCGCTGTATTGGCGATCGCTTTAGTGGTTATGTTATTCCGTCTGATGCGGCGAATTAATCGTTTTGATCGAATGCCTTAGTCCTAAAGTTACCGACCAGAGGTTACAATTAGACCGCCAGAGGTTACAATTAGAGGGGAGAAATCTCTTCATAGCCATCCCTTAGTTACTGTTTTGGTCAGAAAACTTATGAAACGCATCTTCACGGGTCTAACTGATACGGGGCTAGTCCGTTCTGTAAACCAAGATGCCTTCTATTATGACCCGGAAGGTCGATTTTTTATTGTTGCTGATGGTATGGGTGGCCATGCTGGTGGAGAAGAAGCCAGTAAGTTAGCCACCAAAACCATTGAAGAGTATTTATTAGTCCATTGGGACTCGGAGAAGTCTTCCGGTGAGTTATTGAAGGCAGCTCTATTGAAAGCCAATGATGCAATTGTTGAAGACCAGCGCCAATATCCTGAACGCTCCGATATGGGAACCACAGCAGTAGTGGTCTTATTCCGTCAATCTCAAGATCAGAACGTGGAAGAATCTTGGGTGGCTCACATTGGTGACTCTCGTCTCTATCGACTGCGCGGCCATAATCTGGATCAGATGACTGTCGATCATACTTGGGTTGCTAAGGCGA is part of the Roseofilum reptotaenium CS-1145 genome and encodes:
- a CDS encoding ABC1 kinase family protein, producing the protein MEQGYSSKSYRWNRPKYSRNRRFVDIWSFFWLFLGSAWLNGKAWSYRGGMTEEKIQKRRRQQAIWIRDTFLDLGPTFIKLGQLFSTRADLFPIEYVEELSKLQDRVPAFSYEKAESIIKEDLGKSVQDLYSNFDPIPMAAASLGQVHRAQLHSGEEVVVKVQRPGLRQLFTIDLEILKGIAHYFQNHPDWGKGRDWLGIYEECCRILWEEIDYLNEGRNADTFRRNFRQENWVKVPRVYWRYTSPRVLTLEYAPGIKISQYDALEAAGLDRKNLAHLGAKAYLMQILYSGFFHADPHPGNIAVSAEGALIFYDFGMMGQIQAVTREKLLDTFFGIAQKDGNRVMNSLIALGALAPTGDMGPVRRSIQYMLDHFMDQPFETQSVSEISDDLYEIAYDQPFRFPATFTFVMRAFSTLEGVGKGLDPDFSFMEVAKPFATELMNSGNGSAGNNLLGELSRQATQMSNTALGLPRRLEDALDKLEQGDIRVRVRATESDRILRRISSMSLVNTYGILISGLTIAAAILVSADKLGLAVVVAVLAIALVVMLFRLMRRINRFDRMP
- a CDS encoding PP2C family protein-serine/threonine phosphatase, whose amino-acid sequence is MKRIFTGLTDTGLVRSVNQDAFYYDPEGRFFIVADGMGGHAGGEEASKLATKTIEEYLLVHWDSEKSSGELLKAALLKANDAIVEDQRQYPERSDMGTTAVVVLFRQSQDQNVEESWVAHIGDSRLYRLRGHNLDQMTVDHTWVAKAMASGVLDQEQGRTHPWRHVLSQCLGREDTQDEDIDVDLIELQGRDRLLLCSDGLTEELPDGTIASTLKSIRACKSAGEKLIQLAKEKGGRDNITVIIVAMDSD